In Pelosinus sp. UFO1, one genomic interval encodes:
- a CDS encoding D-2-hydroxyacid dehydrogenase: MKAVVLDGYTLNPGDLSWKALEAMCETTAYDRTAYDISGLDLIIERVGDAEVVFTNKTPLTAEALKAMPNLKFIGVLATGYNVVDVDAAKAQGIVVTNIPTYGTDAVAQMAIALLMEMCHHAGAHSDAVKKGDWTNNVDWCFWNYPLIELAGKTMGIIGFGRIGQATARIAQALGMKVLAFDSYQIKELESVTLKYVELDELLAQSDVISLHCPLFESTKGIINKESLAKMKPGAMLINTSRGPLVVEADLAEALNSGKIAGAALDVVSSEPIKADNPLLIAKNCIITPHISWAPKESRQRLMDIAMDNLSHFINGKPINVVNK, encoded by the coding sequence AAAGCAGTCGTACTTGACGGCTATACTTTAAACCCTGGAGATTTAAGCTGGAAAGCTTTAGAAGCAATGTGTGAAACCACTGCATATGACCGTACAGCCTATGATATATCCGGGCTGGACTTAATAATAGAAAGAGTGGGGGATGCTGAAGTTGTCTTCACCAACAAAACACCACTTACTGCAGAAGCGCTGAAAGCTATGCCTAACCTTAAATTTATTGGGGTACTTGCGACTGGTTACAATGTGGTTGATGTAGATGCGGCGAAAGCACAAGGAATAGTTGTAACTAACATCCCTACCTATGGCACAGATGCTGTAGCCCAAATGGCCATTGCTCTTTTAATGGAAATGTGCCATCATGCGGGTGCACATAGCGATGCTGTTAAAAAAGGGGATTGGACAAATAACGTTGACTGGTGCTTCTGGAACTATCCACTCATCGAACTTGCCGGTAAAACCATGGGTATCATCGGCTTTGGTCGCATTGGGCAGGCAACAGCTAGAATTGCTCAAGCCCTTGGTATGAAGGTCTTAGCTTTTGATAGCTATCAGATAAAGGAACTAGAAAGTGTAACCCTAAAATATGTGGAACTCGATGAACTCCTCGCACAGTCTGATGTAATCAGTCTTCATTGTCCTTTATTTGAAAGCACTAAAGGCATAATTAATAAGGAATCCTTGGCCAAGATGAAGCCAGGAGCAATGCTTATCAATACGTCAAGAGGCCCTCTTGTTGTGGAAGCAGATCTTGCGGAGGCCCTCAATAGCGGTAAGATTGCTGGAGCGGCTTTAGACGTAGTATCTTCAGAACCGATTAAGGCAGATAATCCCTTACTGATAGCCAAGAACTGCATTATTACACCTCATATTTCATGGGCTCCTAAGGAATCTCGTCAACGTCTGATGGATATTGCGATGGATAATCTAAGTCACTTTATTAACGGCAAACCGATCAATGTGGTAAATAAATAA
- a CDS encoding PrpR N-terminal domain-containing protein, giving the protein MEPILFIAPSQIVAEIVKRITVEMSVSFPIEIGSNQQALELANAYPEINIIIARGGTAEIIKQQSGKTVIEIAASVTDLLLAVFQMINTGQRKIGVVARKNIIDDVVQDFQYENLQIFFRPCKSDEEVRQAIQDLTQLGVEGIVGDGAGYKIGKNRGLLAEQIASGPTSVKRAIHEALRIARAQELERSRDNKRAGQIQRHVSDIYIDLEQAVAAIEELTASSQEIAATSQETAAIAKIAHQKVRNTTAILDIIRRVAEQSNLLGLNAAIEAARAGEYGRGFSVVAEEIRKLADESHRSANHINATLNEFRDSVEGVLKNVEQSNTITQEQATATQEIARMLDNLKEIGQKLVDMAEKPL; this is encoded by the coding sequence ATGGAACCGATTCTATTCATAGCACCTTCACAAATTGTTGCTGAAATTGTGAAAAGAATTACTGTCGAAATGAGTGTGAGTTTTCCGATTGAAATCGGCAGTAATCAGCAAGCACTAGAATTAGCTAACGCCTATCCAGAGATTAATATAATCATAGCTCGAGGAGGGACCGCTGAAATCATAAAACAACAATCTGGAAAAACCGTAATTGAGATCGCCGCCTCAGTGACGGATCTTTTGCTTGCAGTTTTCCAGATGATCAATACTGGCCAAAGAAAGATTGGGGTTGTCGCTAGAAAAAATATAATTGACGATGTTGTGCAGGATTTCCAGTATGAAAATCTACAGATTTTCTTTCGTCCATGTAAGAGTGATGAAGAAGTAAGGCAAGCAATACAGGATCTCACTCAATTGGGAGTGGAAGGAATTGTTGGCGATGGCGCAGGATATAAGATCGGAAAAAACAGGGGCTTACTAGCTGAACAAATTGCTTCAGGCCCTACGTCCGTAAAAAGAGCGATACATGAAGCATTAAGGATTGCCAGGGCTCAGGAATTAGAACGTTCGCGGGATAATAAAAGGGCGGGGCAGATTCAGCGGCATGTAAGTGACATTTATATTGATCTTGAACAAGCAGTGGCAGCTATAGAAGAGTTAACGGCAAGTTCCCAAGAAATCGCGGCAACAAGTCAAGAAACAGCCGCTATTGCCAAAATTGCGCATCAAAAAGTAAGGAATACTACAGCAATATTAGATATCATCCGGCGAGTAGCTGAGCAAAGCAATTTATTAGGACTGAATGCTGCCATTGAAGCGGCACGTGCTGGAGAATATGGGCGAGGATTTTCCGTCGTTGCTGAAGAGATTCGTAAACTAGCCGATGAAAGTCATCGTTCGGCCAACCATATCAATGCAACCCTAAATGAATTCCGCGATTCCGTTGAAGGAGTATTAAAAAATGTAGAACAGAGCAATACAATTACCCAAGAACAAGCTACAGCTACACAAGAAATAGCTAGGATGCTGGACAATTTAAAAGAAATAGGCCAAAAACTCGTAGATATGGCAGAAAAACCGCTCTAG
- the pfkA gene encoding 6-phosphofructokinase encodes MSNKRIAILTSGGDAPGMNAAIRAITRKGLYHGFEVFGVEKGFQGLINGTFLPMSLESVAGILDQGGTILKTARSEEFRTEAGQAVALRNLENQLIDVVVVIGGDGSMQGAMRLSELGVNTIVIPASIDNDMPGTEYSIGFDTALNTILEAANKIRDTSISHDKVAIVEVMGRNCGNLALMSGLACGAETILIPEITNDIGEVCEELLESYKRGKLYRVVMLAEGVGRGHDIATQIAARTNLPISVTVLGYIQRGGNPTAMDNIMASRMGAAAIDEIIANKSDFLVAMRHGKLVSVSYGKENEFQPGVDLGEYELSRVLGM; translated from the coding sequence ATGAGTAATAAGCGAATCGCGATTCTGACTAGTGGTGGAGATGCTCCAGGAATGAATGCTGCTATTCGGGCAATTACGCGAAAAGGACTTTATCATGGTTTTGAAGTATTTGGGGTTGAAAAAGGTTTTCAAGGATTAATAAACGGAACCTTTTTACCCATGAGCTTAGAATCGGTAGCTGGTATTCTTGATCAAGGAGGGACTATACTCAAAACAGCACGGAGTGAAGAATTTAGGACTGAGGCTGGGCAGGCGGTAGCTTTAAGGAATTTGGAAAACCAGTTGATTGACGTAGTGGTCGTAATTGGCGGTGATGGGTCTATGCAAGGTGCTATGAGATTGTCTGAACTAGGCGTCAATACGATCGTGATTCCGGCGAGTATCGATAATGATATGCCTGGTACAGAATATTCTATTGGATTTGATACAGCGTTGAATACAATATTAGAAGCCGCTAATAAAATTAGAGATACGAGTATCTCCCATGATAAGGTTGCCATTGTAGAAGTCATGGGCAGAAACTGCGGAAATTTAGCATTAATGTCAGGCCTTGCATGTGGTGCAGAAACAATCCTGATACCGGAGATTACCAATGACATAGGGGAAGTCTGTGAAGAGTTGCTGGAAAGTTATAAACGAGGCAAGTTGTACCGTGTTGTTATGTTAGCTGAGGGCGTTGGTAGGGGGCATGATATTGCAACACAAATAGCAGCGCGAACAAATCTTCCTATTTCGGTCACAGTGCTCGGTTATATTCAACGTGGTGGTAATCCAACAGCTATGGATAATATTATGGCCAGCCGCATGGGGGCAGCAGCCATTGATGAGATCATTGCAAATAAGAGTGATTTTTTGGTAGCGATGAGACATGGAAAGTTAGTTTCAGTGTCTTATGGTAAAGAAAATGAGTTTCAACCCGGTGTCGATCTCGGAGAATATGAGCTTTCCCGAGTTTTGGGAATGTAG
- a CDS encoding sulfite exporter TauE/SafE family protein, producing MLIALVMFVLGLLLGFVGAGGAGVVIAVLTVLFGIPIHTALGTSLSAMIFTTLSGAYSHFREGNVEVKNGIAVGVFGAIGAFIGSQIASGLAAKDLKWLTACMLFLSAILLWLKIFFASKGIFSRIESKSAPVGWKFWVTACGLGIFTGILSGTFGIGATPFIQIGLLVFFNMSIHQSAGTTMLIIMPIALLGGLGYLSAGYLDISLLLKVTIGLMVGAYVGAKFTKRLDPSILKVSMVSVPIFGGILLLFG from the coding sequence ATGCTGATTGCTCTTGTAATGTTTGTTTTAGGATTATTACTTGGTTTTGTTGGTGCCGGGGGAGCGGGCGTTGTTATTGCGGTTTTAACCGTATTATTCGGTATTCCAATACACACTGCTTTGGGAACATCGCTTAGCGCGATGATATTTACCACTCTGTCTGGCGCATACAGTCATTTTCGCGAAGGTAATGTGGAGGTGAAAAATGGAATAGCTGTTGGTGTTTTTGGGGCAATAGGTGCTTTTATTGGATCGCAAATTGCATCTGGCCTGGCTGCCAAAGATCTCAAATGGTTGACGGCTTGTATGTTGTTTTTATCAGCTATTTTGCTTTGGCTTAAAATCTTTTTTGCTTCTAAGGGAATCTTCTCAAGAATTGAAAGTAAATCTGCTCCAGTAGGGTGGAAGTTTTGGGTAACTGCCTGCGGCTTGGGAATTTTTACAGGAATTTTATCAGGAACCTTTGGAATTGGTGCCACTCCATTTATCCAAATCGGTTTATTAGTATTCTTTAATATGTCGATTCATCAGTCTGCGGGTACAACCATGCTTATCATTATGCCGATTGCTTTATTGGGTGGTTTAGGTTATTTGTCAGCTGGTTATTTGGACATATCGTTGCTTCTCAAGGTAACAATAGGGCTGATGGTTGGGGCCTACGTTGGGGCAAAATTCACAAAACGCCTAGACCCTTCTATTTTAAAGGTTTCTATGGTGTCGGTACCGATATTTGGTGGAATTTTATTACTATTTGGCTAG
- a CDS encoding cache domain-containing protein, giving the protein MNKWIKWFKRRISLNLTNRLMLYYILVIFLIVGATMGPTLYLFSDTMQKMNEDRALQGLEGLASIIEMNKQDALEHGSILAGNPILASAIESKDTVQILGILQPRVEKAKLDFATVTDDKGIVIARVHAPVKKGDDLTNQSNIRRALLGEEATGIESNSEMKFAIIVSIPVKNKQGEIVGAISTGYDLENNKAVDQVKKMFNTDATIFLGNVRLSTTIIKDGQRIAGTTLNEMIDQRVLRQGEKYIGQTEIVGEKYVTAYMPLIGVDERPIGAIFAGQKVANSLAARNKLICTVTGVVLVAIIFVIFLAVFMAKGIVTPIRTIARIAGLVAIGDLTQHVEITSRDEVGRMGNAFNHMVNQLKKLIAALNCEIQERKQIEVMVRQSEKRYRLLAENVTDVIWTMDLSGKLTYISPSVQRLRGYTVEEALELTTEQWLTSSSAAIAVRNIQWLNEMIKSGQKIESRRLELEIRCKDGTLVWVESTCSGIYNADGEIYGIQGVDRDITDERQLERKIRQDVQLAGKLQKALLPGDANNELFIVRAAYAPLREVSGDFYNYLFHSDGILRGYISDISGHGIATALNSAAVRFSLDEALGKKLTLELVQSVNTKLVEYLSDETFVALIMFEFDFYAKTVTLVTGGINHFLASTQQFNGLVTMPGGLIGLFEVADLNIVKVPIQPGDAFYFVTDGLMDLIKDNMPDQVHDFEKSIDFLEEQIQKTSKLDDCSMLCVKIQNLYNQYF; this is encoded by the coding sequence GTGAATAAGTGGATTAAATGGTTTAAGCGTAGGATTTCTTTGAACTTAACAAATAGACTAATGTTATATTATATTTTAGTCATTTTTTTAATTGTCGGTGCTACTATGGGGCCAACTTTATATCTATTTTCGGATACCATGCAAAAGATGAATGAGGATCGAGCGTTGCAAGGACTAGAAGGCCTTGCTAGTATTATTGAAATGAATAAACAAGATGCCTTGGAGCATGGCTCTATATTGGCAGGCAATCCGATATTGGCTAGTGCCATTGAGTCAAAGGATACAGTGCAAATTCTAGGAATTCTTCAACCAAGAGTGGAAAAGGCCAAACTAGACTTTGCTACGGTAACAGATGATAAGGGAATCGTCATTGCTCGTGTACATGCTCCTGTTAAAAAAGGTGATGATTTGACAAATCAGTCAAATATCCGCAGGGCGCTTTTAGGAGAGGAAGCTACAGGGATAGAGTCAAATAGTGAAATGAAATTTGCTATCATAGTAAGTATTCCTGTGAAAAATAAGCAAGGTGAAATAGTTGGAGCCATATCAACAGGATATGACCTGGAAAATAATAAGGCGGTTGATCAGGTTAAGAAGATGTTTAATACAGACGCAACTATCTTTTTAGGGAATGTTCGCTTATCAACGACGATTATAAAAGATGGCCAGCGTATAGCAGGTACTACACTGAATGAAATGATTGATCAAAGGGTATTAAGGCAAGGGGAAAAATATATTGGTCAAACAGAAATTGTAGGAGAAAAGTACGTTACAGCCTATATGCCGTTAATCGGTGTGGATGAAAGGCCTATAGGTGCAATTTTCGCTGGTCAGAAGGTAGCAAATTCCCTAGCAGCCAGAAATAAATTAATTTGTACTGTGACAGGCGTAGTTTTAGTAGCTATTATATTTGTTATTTTTCTTGCAGTATTTATGGCTAAAGGTATTGTTACGCCAATAAGAACAATTGCAAGGATTGCAGGGCTAGTGGCTATAGGGGACTTGACGCAGCATGTCGAGATAACATCTAGAGATGAAGTTGGTAGGATGGGGAATGCTTTTAACCATATGGTTAATCAATTGAAGAAGTTGATTGCTGCGTTAAATTGTGAGATACAAGAACGCAAACAGATTGAGGTAATGGTTCGTCAGAGTGAAAAGCGATATCGGTTGTTAGCTGAAAATGTTACTGACGTAATCTGGACAATGGATTTATCGGGAAAGCTTACGTATATAAGTCCTTCAGTTCAGCGACTAAGGGGATATACGGTGGAAGAGGCTCTGGAATTAACCACTGAGCAATGGCTAACTTCTTCCTCGGCTGCTATAGCTGTACGCAATATTCAATGGTTAAATGAGATGATAAAATCAGGTCAAAAGATAGAAAGTCGGCGTTTAGAACTAGAAATACGATGCAAAGATGGTACGTTGGTATGGGTTGAATCAACCTGTAGTGGAATATACAACGCCGACGGAGAGATTTACGGCATTCAGGGAGTTGACCGTGATATTACAGATGAACGACAGTTGGAGCGGAAAATTCGCCAGGACGTTCAGCTTGCGGGTAAATTACAAAAAGCCCTTCTGCCGGGAGATGCGAACAATGAATTATTTATTGTTCGTGCAGCCTATGCACCTTTAAGGGAAGTAAGCGGTGATTTTTATAATTACCTTTTTCATTCAGATGGTATTTTGCGGGGATATATCTCAGATATCTCTGGTCACGGCATAGCTACAGCGCTTAATTCCGCAGCGGTAAGATTTAGTCTAGATGAAGCCCTTGGTAAGAAATTGACTTTGGAGCTAGTGCAGAGCGTTAATACTAAACTTGTAGAATATCTTTCGGATGAAACATTTGTTGCCCTGATTATGTTTGAGTTTGACTTCTATGCAAAAACAGTAACGCTGGTTACAGGTGGGATTAACCACTTTTTAGCTTCTACGCAGCAATTTAACGGCTTAGTGACAATGCCTGGAGGTCTTATTGGTTTGTTTGAGGTAGCGGATTTGAATATTGTAAAAGTGCCAATACAGCCTGGTGATGCTTTCTATTTTGTTACAGATGGACTGATGGATTTGATTAAAGATAATATGCCTGATCAAGTTCACGATTTTGAAAAGAGTATTGACTTTTTGGAAGAGCAAATTCAGAAAACGTCGAAATTGGATGATTGTTCAATGCTTTGTGTAAAGATTCAAAACTTATATAACCAGTATTTTTAA
- a CDS encoding Hsp20/alpha crystallin family protein, which produces MFDLIPYKQNHGHQRNALSKFARNFLGDDFEALFDHVDNFPSSFQVDLRETDNEYVIEADLPGINKEDISLRYENHYLTISAKRNETQEVKSEKNYVRRERRFGQFQRNFYIDNIQDDKISAKFDHGVLTVILLKADKSQLPQGNIPIQ; this is translated from the coding sequence ATGTTTGACTTAATACCTTATAAGCAAAATCATGGACATCAAAGAAATGCGTTGAGTAAGTTTGCGCGAAATTTTTTGGGGGATGATTTTGAAGCGCTTTTTGATCATGTTGATAACTTCCCCAGTTCTTTTCAAGTCGATCTGCGGGAGACTGACAATGAATATGTAATAGAAGCGGATCTACCTGGCATTAATAAAGAGGATATTAGTCTGCGTTATGAAAATCATTATTTAACAATTAGCGCCAAAAGAAATGAGACACAAGAAGTAAAAAGTGAAAAAAATTATGTTCGCCGAGAGAGACGATTTGGTCAGTTCCAACGGAATTTTTATATAGATAATATTCAAGATGATAAAATTAGCGCCAAATTTGATCACGGTGTTCTTACCGTTATCTTACTAAAAGCAGATAAATCTCAGTTACCACAGGGCAATATCCCGATTCAATAG
- a CDS encoding MurR/RpiR family transcriptional regulator, translated as MTNRPFTEIRHKYNTLSTSQKLIANHILNDQKHAVMATISELAKNCNVSETTVMRFIKKLGYTSFQIFRIDMAHEFTEISYNQNSSHKFKIEDGYQDISTDDDVATINQKIIQSASIAINDLKSLIDSASIEAIVTLFTTADKILFYGSGGSDVIALDAYHKFLRLGLNVTTHSNSHLMMIQAAHLSQTDIAVLISHTGESREVLEIAENAKKQGTKIIGITSYINSSLAKLSDIALFSSTNQLKYYTDAMVSRILQLVILDMILVSVSLRLGDIGKNSIYRSRKAISVAKKPIPDN; from the coding sequence ATGACCAATAGACCGTTTACTGAAATACGTCATAAATACAATACGTTATCGACAAGTCAAAAATTAATAGCCAATCATATATTAAATGACCAAAAACATGCCGTTATGGCCACGATAAGTGAACTAGCTAAAAACTGTAATGTAAGTGAAACTACCGTTATGCGCTTTATAAAAAAATTAGGCTATACATCTTTTCAGATCTTTCGCATTGACATGGCACACGAATTTACTGAAATATCCTATAACCAGAATTCTTCGCATAAATTTAAAATTGAAGATGGCTACCAAGACATCAGTACTGATGATGACGTAGCTACCATTAACCAAAAAATCATACAATCAGCCTCAATTGCCATAAATGACCTTAAATCCTTAATTGATTCAGCATCCATCGAAGCTATCGTCACACTCTTTACAACGGCAGATAAAATACTCTTTTATGGCTCTGGCGGTTCAGACGTCATAGCCCTTGACGCTTACCACAAATTCTTACGTTTAGGTTTAAATGTAACAACCCATTCAAATTCCCACTTGATGATGATTCAAGCCGCACATCTTTCCCAAACAGATATTGCTGTGCTTATTTCCCACACAGGAGAAAGCCGTGAAGTCTTAGAAATTGCAGAAAACGCCAAAAAGCAAGGCACTAAAATTATTGGCATCACGAGTTATATTAACTCAAGTCTAGCCAAACTTTCTGATATTGCACTATTTAGTTCTACCAATCAGCTCAAATATTATACAGATGCCATGGTTTCCCGCATTCTTCAGCTGGTCATTCTGGATATGATCCTTGTCTCGGTAAGTTTACGGCTTGGTGATATAGGCAAAAATTCTATTTATCGCTCGCGCAAAGCTATTTCTGTTGCGAAAAAGCCAATACCTGATAATTAA
- the garR gene encoding 2-hydroxy-3-oxopropionate reductase — translation MKKVGFVGLGIMGKPMVLNLLKAGIDTTVYDINPKAVEALVEAGAKAATSPKELAAGSDVVITIVPNAAIVKSLLEGEDGILAGVKPGTVIVDMSSVSPVDSQKFAEAAAKYECPFLDSPVSGGEPGAINATLAYMIGGDEAVVEKIKDVFLAMGKSVTVIGPNGSGSVAKLANQIIVNLNIAAVSEALVLAQKAGADPEKVYQAIRGGLAGSTVLDAKAPMMYNRNFKPGGTLAINLKDITNVMDTAQSLDVPLLLTSQLKQIMHSLKADGHIMDDHGGIVQFYEKLAGVEVKKGS, via the coding sequence ATGAAAAAAGTTGGTTTTGTTGGATTGGGGATTATGGGGAAACCTATGGTGTTGAACTTACTAAAAGCTGGTATTGATACTACTGTTTATGATATCAATCCCAAAGCAGTTGAAGCATTAGTAGAAGCTGGAGCGAAAGCGGCTACTTCTCCTAAAGAACTGGCAGCTGGTAGTGATGTTGTTATTACAATTGTACCAAATGCAGCAATTGTAAAGTCGCTTTTAGAAGGGGAAGATGGTATCTTAGCTGGCGTAAAACCTGGTACAGTTATTGTTGATATGAGCTCGGTATCTCCTGTCGATTCTCAGAAATTTGCTGAAGCTGCAGCAAAGTATGAGTGTCCATTCCTTGATTCACCGGTAAGCGGCGGGGAACCTGGCGCTATCAATGCAACACTCGCATACATGATTGGCGGTGACGAAGCTGTTGTTGAAAAAATTAAAGATGTTTTCTTGGCAATGGGTAAATCAGTTACTGTTATAGGTCCTAACGGCAGCGGTTCTGTAGCAAAATTGGCAAACCAAATTATCGTTAACTTAAATATTGCTGCAGTATCTGAAGCACTTGTGCTTGCACAAAAAGCTGGCGCTGATCCGGAAAAAGTTTACCAAGCAATCCGCGGTGGTCTTGCAGGTAGCACTGTGCTTGATGCAAAAGCTCCTATGATGTACAATCGCAACTTTAAACCAGGTGGAACACTTGCCATTAACTTAAAAGATATAACAAATGTTATGGATACGGCTCAAAGCCTTGATGTTCCTTTACTTCTTACTAGCCAATTAAAACAAATTATGCACAGCTTAAAAGCTGACGGTCACATTATGGACGACCATGGTGGAATTGTGCAATTCTATGAAAAATTAGCTGGCGTTGAAGTAAAAAAAGGCAGCTAA
- a CDS encoding four-carbon acid sugar kinase family protein produces the protein MEKVLKSEIFATIPEIDEAKVNTEIAKALQNFGKKIIVLDDDPTGIQTVHGVSVYTDWSKENIEAGFKEENSIFFILTNSRSFTEEETTKAHQEIATNILEVSKKAGKGFMVISRGDSTLRGHYPLETKVLKDTLEKDGTTKIDGEVLMPIFKEGGRFTIGNVHYVQEGDYLTPAGQTEFAKDKTFGYVSSNLGDYIEEKTKGAYKAKDVTYISLESIRSFDIDGIAAQLAKVSNFGKVVVNAVDYVDVKVFSIALIKAMAAGKNFMFRTAAAFTKVIGGVSDKPLLLKKDLVAEGSTAGGLVIIGSHVKKTTEQFEELKTLDFVNFIEFNHLLVLEPTAVLEAEISRIVKTAEGHIQNGETVAVYTGRKRFELGADNKEEELKVAVKISDSVTSIVERIQAKPSFLIAKGGITSSDVGTKGLAVKKATVAGQVKPGVPVWLTGSESKFPGLPYIIFPGNVGTKTTLKEVVEMLGRK, from the coding sequence ATGGAAAAAGTATTAAAATCTGAAATCTTTGCAACAATTCCAGAGATTGATGAAGCTAAGGTTAATACGGAAATAGCTAAAGCTCTACAAAACTTTGGCAAAAAAATTATTGTACTTGATGATGATCCGACAGGAATTCAAACTGTTCATGGAGTGTCAGTATATACTGACTGGTCAAAGGAAAACATTGAGGCTGGTTTCAAAGAAGAGAATTCCATATTCTTTATTTTAACTAACTCCCGGAGCTTTACCGAAGAAGAGACAACCAAGGCACATCAGGAAATAGCAACCAACATATTAGAAGTATCTAAAAAAGCTGGCAAAGGGTTCATGGTTATTAGCAGAGGAGATTCTACACTCCGCGGTCATTATCCGCTTGAAACTAAAGTGCTTAAAGATACCCTTGAAAAAGACGGTACTACAAAAATTGACGGTGAAGTGCTTATGCCTATTTTCAAAGAAGGCGGACGCTTTACGATCGGAAATGTGCATTATGTACAGGAAGGCGACTATTTGACGCCAGCTGGGCAAACCGAGTTTGCCAAAGACAAAACCTTTGGTTATGTAAGTTCTAATTTGGGGGATTATATCGAAGAAAAAACCAAGGGCGCATATAAAGCTAAAGATGTTACCTATATTTCTTTAGAAAGTATTAGAAGCTTTGATATTGATGGAATTGCTGCGCAATTGGCAAAGGTTTCTAATTTCGGTAAAGTAGTTGTCAACGCTGTTGACTACGTAGATGTAAAAGTATTCTCGATTGCTCTTATTAAAGCTATGGCTGCAGGGAAGAATTTCATGTTCCGCACAGCAGCTGCGTTTACTAAAGTAATTGGCGGGGTAAGCGATAAACCGCTACTTCTTAAAAAGGATTTGGTTGCCGAAGGCAGCACTGCAGGCGGCCTCGTAATTATCGGTTCGCATGTTAAAAAGACAACAGAACAGTTCGAAGAACTAAAAACATTAGATTTTGTGAATTTTATCGAATTTAATCATCTCTTGGTGTTAGAACCGACCGCAGTATTAGAAGCGGAAATCAGCCGTATTGTAAAAACAGCCGAAGGACACATCCAAAACGGAGAAACAGTAGCCGTTTACACTGGACGTAAACGTTTTGAGCTTGGGGCCGATAATAAGGAAGAAGAACTCAAAGTTGCTGTAAAAATATCGGATTCTGTAACAAGCATAGTAGAGCGTATTCAAGCTAAGCCAAGTTTCCTCATTGCTAAAGGCGGTATTACATCAAGTGACGTAGGAACAAAAGGTTTGGCTGTGAAAAAAGCAACTGTTGCTGGACAAGTTAAACCAGGCGTACCTGTATGGCTTACTGGCAGTGAAAGTAAATTCCCCGGACTTCCCTACATTATTTTTCCAGGAAATGTCGGTACAAAAACAACGTTAAAAGAAGTTGTTGAGATGCTTGGCAGAAAATAA
- a CDS encoding class II fructose-bisphosphate aldolase translates to MLTTLSILLNAAKQEKKAVGAFNVYNLETILAVVEAANRLKSPVILSFGEGYFTHAPVEIIASIVKEICTPLDIQVALHLDHAKELKSIARAIRAGFTSVMYDGSALPLSENIQKTKYIVEYAHAVGVSVEGELGYMNNEDGTCEEGLDLEKGYTRVQDAAAYVNGTGIDALAVAVGNAHGIYKGTPTLDFARLDEIARAATVPIVLHGCSGIPDDYIKKAVSLGVAKINVNTEISTGAVMAAREFLAKNTEKGLRFETLLMDARHTMSATVERFIKLLS, encoded by the coding sequence ATGCTGACAACATTAAGTATTTTGCTGAACGCGGCAAAGCAGGAAAAGAAGGCGGTTGGTGCTTTTAATGTATATAATTTGGAGACGATTCTGGCAGTAGTTGAGGCGGCCAACCGTCTAAAATCACCTGTAATTCTTTCCTTCGGGGAAGGCTATTTTACTCATGCGCCAGTGGAAATTATTGCTTCAATTGTTAAGGAAATTTGCACCCCGCTTGATATTCAGGTAGCTCTGCACCTTGATCATGCTAAAGAACTAAAATCAATTGCTCGCGCCATTCGGGCCGGTTTCACTTCAGTAATGTATGATGGCTCAGCTTTGCCACTCTCTGAGAATATTCAAAAGACAAAATATATTGTAGAGTATGCCCATGCAGTGGGCGTAAGCGTAGAGGGCGAACTTGGCTATATGAATAATGAAGATGGTACCTGCGAGGAAGGCCTAGATTTAGAAAAAGGTTATACCAGAGTGCAAGATGCCGCTGCGTATGTAAATGGTACGGGAATTGATGCGTTGGCAGTGGCTGTCGGCAATGCCCATGGTATTTATAAAGGAACGCCAACGCTTGATTTTGCAAGGCTTGATGAAATTGCGCGGGCCGCTACTGTCCCGATTGTTTTACATGGCTGCTCTGGCATACCTGATGACTACATTAAAAAGGCAGTATCATTAGGTGTGGCTAAAATAAATGTGAATACAGAAATTTCAACAGGGGCAGTAATGGCAGCGAGAGAGTTTTTGGCTAAGAATACCGAGAAAGGATTACGTTTTGAAACCTTGCTAATGGATGCACGTCATACTATGAGCGCAACAGTTGAACGGTTTATAAAACTCTTAAGCTGA